A window of the Butyricimonas virosa genome harbors these coding sequences:
- the secA gene encoding preprotein translocase subunit SecA, whose translation MGFNDILKSLFGNKADRDLKELLPIASKVNAEWEKIKGVSHDELRKISADLKAKIHAHVKVEEDEIASLKAKVENDKPSIEEREEIYNRIDKLEEQINTKLEDVLNEILPLAFAVMKDTARRFKENNEIVVKANDFDRDLAVTKDFVEIDGEDAVYFNSWLAGGNEVTWDMVHYDVQLIGGSVLHQGKIAEMATGEGKTLVATLPVFLNALTGRGVHVVTVNDYLAKRDSEWMGPLYMFHGLSVDCIDKTEPNSPERRKAYQADITFGTNNEFGFDYLRDNMAIHPEDLVQRKHHYAIVDEVDSVLIDDARTPLIISGPVPKGDIQMFDEYKPRVEKLVRMQRELVARIFTEAKALLASGDRKQEEQGAILLLRAYKGLPKYKPLIKFLSEQGNKATLVKTENIYMQENNRRMPEITDDLYFVIDEKQNSIDLTDKGHDTITAAGEDPNFFILPDVGSELAEIDKMNLTEEEKLEKKDQMVQNYAAKSERVHTVNQLLKAYTLFELDVEYVVIDNKVKIVDEQTGRIMEGRRYSDGLHQAIEAKENVKVEAATQTFATITLQNYFRMYHKLAGMTGTAETEAGEFWDIYKLDVVVIPTNKPVIRKDANDYVYKTKREKYNAVIEEITRLVGEGRPVLVGTTSVEVSELLSRMLKLRGIKHNVLNAKLHQREADIVAEAGKSQVVTIATNMAGRGTDIKLSPEVRAAGGLAIIGTERHDSRRVDRQLRGRAGRQGDPGSSQFFVSLEDDLMRLFSSERIIRVMDRLGHEEGDVIQHSMITKSIERAQRKVEENNFGIRKRLLEYDDVMNSQREVIYKKRRHALLGERIGVDIANNMYDVCEALVEEHKEANDLEGFRMDVLKYLAVDFDIKEEDFQKTSANNLTERLYKEVRDTFSRKTETIAKQAFPVIKNVFEQRGEMFKNIVVPFTDGKRAYNVVANLEKTYKSEGEELIRAYEKSIMLAHIDDAWKEHLREMDDLKQSVQNATYEQKDPLLIYKFESFNLFKSMVDKINKNVVSTLMKGQIPFEAPEEVKQAEEKRTDLSKMRTGRSDAPAAQTNQAPRKTEPVKVGPKVGRNDPCPCGSGKKYKNCHGKGEE comes from the coding sequence ATGGGATTTAACGATATATTAAAAAGTCTTTTTGGTAACAAGGCTGACCGTGATTTGAAAGAATTATTGCCGATAGCATCCAAAGTAAATGCAGAGTGGGAAAAGATCAAGGGGGTAAGTCATGATGAGTTGAGAAAAATTTCGGCTGATCTGAAAGCAAAGATTCATGCCCACGTGAAGGTAGAAGAGGATGAAATTGCCTCTTTGAAAGCAAAAGTAGAGAATGATAAACCTTCGATCGAGGAAAGAGAAGAGATTTATAACCGGATTGATAAGCTGGAAGAACAGATTAACACGAAGCTAGAAGATGTTTTAAACGAGATATTACCTTTAGCTTTTGCCGTGATGAAAGATACGGCGAGACGTTTCAAGGAGAACAACGAGATTGTCGTGAAAGCTAACGATTTTGATCGTGATTTGGCTGTAACGAAAGATTTCGTGGAGATTGACGGTGAGGATGCCGTTTATTTCAACTCTTGGTTAGCCGGAGGAAACGAGGTTACCTGGGACATGGTTCACTATGATGTGCAGTTGATAGGTGGTTCCGTGTTACACCAAGGTAAGATTGCCGAGATGGCTACCGGTGAAGGTAAAACGTTGGTGGCTACCTTGCCTGTATTCTTGAATGCCTTGACAGGTCGGGGGGTACACGTGGTTACGGTCAATGATTACTTGGCAAAACGTGACTCCGAGTGGATGGGACCTCTTTACATGTTCCACGGGTTGTCTGTTGATTGTATTGACAAGACGGAGCCGAATTCCCCGGAGAGACGGAAGGCTTATCAAGCAGATATTACTTTCGGAACGAATAATGAATTCGGTTTCGACTATTTGAGGGATAACATGGCGATTCACCCGGAAGATTTGGTACAACGCAAGCATCATTATGCGATTGTCGATGAGGTCGACTCCGTGTTGATTGACGATGCCCGTACCCCGTTGATTATTTCCGGTCCGGTTCCGAAGGGGGACATTCAGATGTTTGACGAGTACAAACCCCGTGTGGAGAAGTTGGTGCGTATGCAGCGTGAGTTAGTTGCCCGGATTTTCACGGAGGCTAAAGCGTTGTTGGCTAGCGGTGATCGGAAACAAGAGGAACAGGGAGCTATATTGTTGTTGAGAGCATATAAAGGATTACCTAAATATAAGCCATTGATCAAGTTCTTGAGTGAACAAGGAAACAAGGCTACCTTGGTGAAAACCGAGAATATTTATATGCAGGAGAATAACCGTCGTATGCCGGAGATCACAGATGACCTTTATTTCGTGATTGATGAGAAACAGAACTCTATCGATTTGACGGATAAGGGACATGATACGATTACGGCTGCGGGAGAAGATCCGAATTTCTTTATCTTGCCGGATGTGGGTTCTGAATTGGCAGAGATCGATAAGATGAACCTGACAGAAGAGGAAAAATTAGAGAAAAAGGATCAGATGGTGCAAAATTATGCCGCCAAATCTGAGCGTGTACATACGGTGAACCAGTTGTTGAAGGCATATACGTTGTTCGAATTGGATGTTGAATACGTGGTTATCGATAACAAGGTGAAGATTGTGGACGAGCAGACGGGACGTATCATGGAAGGACGTCGTTATTCAGACGGTTTGCACCAAGCTATCGAGGCGAAGGAAAACGTGAAAGTTGAGGCTGCCACGCAGACATTTGCCACGATTACCTTACAGAATTATTTCCGTATGTACCATAAGCTAGCCGGTATGACCGGTACGGCAGAAACGGAAGCGGGAGAGTTCTGGGATATTTACAAGTTGGACGTTGTGGTTATCCCGACAAACAAGCCGGTAATCCGAAAGGATGCTAATGATTACGTGTACAAGACAAAACGTGAGAAGTATAATGCGGTGATCGAGGAGATTACCCGATTGGTTGGAGAAGGTCGCCCGGTGTTGGTAGGTACGACTTCCGTCGAGGTATCCGAGTTGTTGAGCCGTATGTTGAAATTGCGGGGTATCAAGCATAACGTGTTGAATGCGAAGTTGCATCAACGGGAGGCTGATATTGTTGCAGAGGCCGGTAAATCGCAAGTGGTTACGATTGCTACCAACATGGCCGGGCGTGGTACCGATATCAAGTTAAGTCCGGAGGTTCGTGCTGCGGGAGGTTTGGCCATTATCGGTACGGAACGTCATGATTCTCGTCGTGTTGACCGTCAGTTGAGAGGTCGTGCCGGACGTCAGGGAGATCCGGGTTCTTCCCAGTTCTTCGTGTCATTGGAGGATGATTTGATGCGTTTGTTCAGTTCCGAGAGAATCATTCGGGTGATGGATCGTTTGGGACATGAAGAAGGTGACGTGATCCAACATTCCATGATTACCAAATCTATCGAACGTGCGCAACGTAAGGTGGAGGAAAACAACTTCGGTATTCGTAAGCGTTTGCTGGAATATGACGACGTGATGAACTCTCAACGTGAGGTGATCTACAAGAAAAGACGTCATGCGTTGTTGGGAGAGAGAATCGGAGTGGATATTGCCAATAATATGTATGATGTATGCGAGGCGTTGGTGGAAGAACACAAGGAGGCTAATGATTTGGAAGGTTTCCGTATGGATGTGTTGAAATATCTTGCCGTTGATTTTGATATAAAAGAAGAGGATTTCCAAAAGACTTCTGCTAACAACTTGACAGAGAGATTGTACAAGGAGGTTCGGGATACATTCAGTCGTAAGACGGAAACTATCGCTAAACAGGCTTTCCCGGTGATCAAAAATGTTTTCGAGCAGAGAGGGGAAATGTTCAAGAATATAGTGGTGCCGTTTACCGATGGAAAACGGGCTTACAATGTTGTGGCTAATCTTGAGAAGACTTACAAATCTGAAGGTGAGGAATTGATCCGGGCTTATGAGAAGTCGATCATGTTGGCTCATATTGATGATGCTTGGAAAGAGCATTTGCGTGAAATGGATGATTTGAAACAATCCGTGCAGAATGCGACTTACGAGCAGAAAGACCCGCTGTTGATCTATAAGTTCGAGTCGTTCAACTTATTCAAGAGTATGGTGGACAAGATTAATAAAAATGTCGTGTCTACTTTGATGAAGGGACAAATTCCTTTTGAGGCTCCTGAAGAAGTGAAACAGGCAGAAGAGAAACGAACCGATTTAAGTAAGATGCGTACGGGACGTAGTGATGCTCCTGCCGCTCAGACCAATCAGGCTCCCCGTAAAACTGAACCCGTGAAAGTGGGTCCCAAGGTTGGACGTAATGATCCGTGTCCTTGCGGAAGTGGTAAGAAATACAAGAATTGCCACGGGAAGGGGGAAGAATAG
- a CDS encoding nucleoside deaminase: MKESVTSNQSTCNSPKANSYNPEFMKEAIRIAVENVENGTGGPFGAVVVRDGKIIATSGNTVVPDNDPTAHAEVNAIRKACKQLDSFQLKGCEIYSSCEPCPMCLGAIYWARPERVYYACTKEDAAVGGFDDSFIYKEIVLDGPMRCIPFENKREEGAGEEFRLWQTTNNKTRY, from the coding sequence ATGAAAGAATCTGTAACTAGTAACCAATCAACCTGTAACTCGCCAAAGGCGAACTCTTATAATCCGGAGTTTATGAAGGAGGCAATTCGTATTGCCGTGGAGAACGTGGAGAATGGGACAGGGGGGCCGTTTGGGGCGGTAGTTGTGCGGGATGGTAAGATTATTGCAACTTCCGGGAATACGGTTGTTCCGGATAATGATCCCACGGCTCATGCGGAAGTGAATGCTATTCGCAAGGCTTGTAAGCAACTTGATTCTTTCCAGTTGAAAGGTTGTGAGATTTATTCCAGTTGTGAACCTTGTCCCATGTGTTTAGGGGCGATTTACTGGGCGAGACCGGAACGAGTGTATTATGCTTGTACGAAGGAGGATGCGGCTGTCGGGGGATTTGATGATTCTTTTATCTATAAAGAGATCGTGCTGGATGGTCCTATGCGTTGTATCCCGTTTGAGAATAAACGAGAAGAGGGTGCAGGGGAGGAATTCAGGCTTTGGCAGACGACCAATAATAAAACGAGATACTAA
- a CDS encoding DUF6266 family protein produces the protein MATLNDSVLQGASGKIGGYVTYTVGNKTYARKLADTISNPRSEGQTAQRSKLPGAQTMYRATRGSLLEKVYALAAREEERRSGYHWFLHANMNMFGPNDYIDYPRLVLSDGSLQLPFGMKATASHADKLELEWLDNTSTVTAQATDQLTVAVIFDNEPYQPVVLDDTGDYRSDEKAVVLMPEGAWTTAHLYCFFAAQDGKRYSPCMYFSISKS, from the coding sequence ATGGCAACATTAAACGATTCAGTATTACAAGGAGCCTCCGGTAAAATCGGGGGATACGTGACTTACACGGTAGGCAACAAAACGTATGCCCGGAAACTGGCGGACACGATCAGTAACCCGCGTTCGGAAGGCCAAACGGCACAACGTTCAAAACTCCCCGGAGCCCAGACCATGTACCGTGCCACACGGGGAAGCCTGCTGGAAAAAGTGTACGCGCTAGCGGCCCGGGAAGAGGAACGACGTTCCGGCTACCACTGGTTCCTCCACGCGAACATGAATATGTTCGGCCCCAACGACTATATCGATTACCCCCGGTTAGTCCTATCGGACGGTAGCCTGCAATTACCTTTCGGGATGAAAGCCACGGCCAGTCATGCAGACAAACTGGAACTGGAATGGCTGGATAACACGTCAACCGTCACCGCACAAGCGACCGACCAACTGACCGTTGCCGTCATCTTTGACAACGAACCCTATCAACCCGTCGTGCTGGATGACACGGGGGACTACCGATCAGACGAGAAAGCCGTCGTGCTCATGCCCGAAGGAGCTTGGACAACGGCCCATTTGTACTGCTTTTTCGCTGCCCAAGACGGGAAACGCTACTCCCCGTGCATGTATTTCTCAATTTCTAAATCTTAA
- a CDS encoding DUF6266 family protein has protein sequence MAIFKPTIFQDISGSVGNVTSYKVGKTQIARGKPGFVKDAQTPEQLKQRARLSLITKLRRRFLKVLSVGYCSPSGKVCTNCFTRDNIHKVNAEDTENPTVDLLTLSLSGGGLRLPLIEAKVDKEKRRVSFQWQQQPLMPSMAKEDRLMGVIHEREEKKSRLVELGTRGTNGEKEWPLPEDWDVNRLVVYGFAVSENGQNASGTLGLLETNGEA, from the coding sequence ATGGCAATTTTTAAACCTACCATATTTCAAGACATCTCCGGTTCAGTCGGCAACGTAACTTCCTACAAAGTGGGTAAAACTCAAATCGCACGAGGGAAACCGGGCTTCGTGAAGGACGCGCAAACCCCGGAACAACTAAAACAACGTGCCAGATTAAGCCTGATTACCAAATTGCGCCGCCGTTTCCTCAAAGTCCTATCCGTTGGCTACTGCTCCCCCTCCGGTAAAGTATGCACCAACTGTTTCACCCGTGACAATATTCACAAAGTGAACGCGGAAGATACGGAAAATCCCACCGTGGACTTGTTGACACTCTCGCTCTCCGGTGGCGGGTTGCGCCTCCCCCTCATCGAAGCGAAAGTGGACAAGGAAAAAAGACGGGTCTCGTTCCAATGGCAACAACAACCATTAATGCCTTCCATGGCTAAAGAAGACCGATTGATGGGTGTGATTCACGAACGGGAAGAAAAGAAAAGCCGACTCGTGGAACTCGGAACCAGAGGCACAAACGGGGAAAAAGAATGGCCGCTACCGGAAGACTGGGACGTAAACCGACTGGTCGTGTACGGTTTCGCTGTCAGCGAGAACGGGCAGAACGCGTCGGGTACGCTGGGGTTACTCGAAACCAACGGGGAAGCCTGA
- the upp gene encoding uracil phosphoribosyltransferase → MVHIINKEDSVYNRFLAELRDKEIQKDPLRFRRNLERVGEVMAYEISKTFRYSTRQVQTPINVADVRLADEEVVVASVLRAGLPFHQGFLNYFDRSGSAFISARRKYKENHIDFEIRFDSIYTPSLEGKQLLLVDPMLATGASIVVAYHELLKQGGRPAHTHIAAIVSSLQGIERLTEALKDEPVTVWTGALDEHLTESCYIDPGIGDAGDLAFGEKL, encoded by the coding sequence ATGGTACATATTATTAATAAGGAGGATTCGGTTTATAATCGTTTTTTAGCAGAACTTAGAGATAAAGAAATTCAGAAAGATCCGTTACGTTTTCGCCGGAATCTGGAGCGAGTGGGAGAGGTGATGGCTTACGAGATCAGCAAGACGTTTCGTTATTCAACGCGACAAGTACAGACCCCGATAAACGTGGCTGATGTCAGATTGGCAGACGAGGAGGTTGTGGTGGCATCTGTGTTGCGAGCGGGATTACCTTTTCATCAAGGCTTTTTAAACTATTTTGATCGTTCCGGGAGTGCTTTTATTTCGGCAAGAAGAAAATACAAGGAAAATCATATCGATTTTGAAATTCGTTTCGACTCGATTTATACACCAAGTTTGGAGGGGAAACAGTTATTACTGGTGGATCCGATGTTGGCCACGGGTGCCTCTATCGTGGTGGCTTATCATGAGTTGTTGAAACAGGGAGGAAGACCTGCGCACACGCATATTGCAGCTATTGTTTCCAGCCTTCAAGGTATTGAAAGGCTTACGGAGGCTTTGAAAGATGAACCTGTAACGGTTTGGACGGGGGCATTGGATGAGCATCTGACAGAAAGTTGCTATATCGATCCGGGAATTGGTGATGCCGGAGATTTGGCTTTCGGAGAAAAGCTATAG
- a CDS encoding ABC transporter ATP-binding protein, translated as MITLENINKTFYTSEVETRALEDINLTVEKGEFVAIMGPSGCGKSTMLNIMGLLDKPTSGWVIIDDVRADSLYDRDMARIRNQKLGFIFQSFHLIPSLNVLDNVLLPMLYRRGSSASANRKRALELIEKVGLTHRLKHFPSQLSGGQCQRVAIARALIGQPKVILADEPTGNLDSKMGAEIMDLLVQLNREGTTIVMVTHDERLAEETGRIIRLFDGKLVL; from the coding sequence ATGATAACTTTAGAGAATATTAATAAAACGTTTTACACGAGCGAGGTGGAGACACGGGCATTGGAAGATATTAACCTGACGGTGGAGAAAGGTGAGTTTGTGGCTATCATGGGACCTTCGGGGTGTGGAAAGAGTACGATGTTGAATATTATGGGATTGTTGGATAAGCCGACGAGTGGTTGGGTGATTATTGATGATGTCAGGGCGGATTCTTTGTATGATAGGGATATGGCGAGGATTCGTAACCAGAAGCTGGGGTTTATTTTCCAAAGTTTTCATTTAATCCCGTCGTTGAACGTGTTGGATAACGTGTTGCTGCCGATGTTGTATCGCCGGGGAAGTTCTGCATCGGCCAATAGGAAAAGGGCGCTGGAGTTAATTGAAAAGGTGGGGCTGACACATCGGTTGAAACATTTCCCCTCGCAGTTGTCCGGGGGACAGTGCCAGCGGGTGGCGATAGCGAGAGCGTTGATCGGGCAGCCAAAAGTGATTCTGGCGGACGAGCCGACGGGGAATTTGGATAGTAAGATGGGAGCGGAGATCATGGATTTACTCGTGCAACTGAACCGGGAGGGAACGACGATCGTGATGGTGACGCATGATGAGAGATTGGCAGAGGAAACCGGGCGGATTATTCGTTTGTTTGACGGAAAATTAGTGTTATGA
- a CDS encoding sensor histidine kinase: MKTSSQQLLKTLSGLAHLNINRDEFNLKNELLSLFEKQHLANHGQKNIQLNLRYLVESEIIYASHFYLLGALQNLLDNAVKYSGDTPQITVICYQKRGTFVIEIRDNGPGIPKKQQKYIFNKYYQANKDSTSKKGYGLGLNYVYNVIKAHKGKITVDSLPGKGCTFTIYLRKWKKK; encoded by the coding sequence TTGAAAACCAGTTCCCAGCAATTACTTAAAACATTAAGCGGGTTGGCCCACTTGAACATCAACCGGGACGAATTTAACCTGAAAAACGAACTTCTCTCGTTATTCGAAAAGCAACACCTCGCCAACCACGGACAAAAAAACATCCAGCTAAACCTGCGTTACCTTGTTGAATCCGAAATTATTTACGCGTCGCATTTCTACCTGCTCGGAGCCCTTCAAAATCTTTTGGATAATGCCGTGAAATACAGCGGAGATACGCCACAGATCACCGTCATCTGTTATCAAAAAAGAGGAACCTTCGTTATAGAAATAAGGGACAATGGTCCCGGTATTCCCAAAAAACAACAAAAATATATTTTCAATAAATACTATCAGGCAAACAAAGACTCTACCAGCAAAAAAGGATACGGACTAGGCCTTAACTATGTCTACAACGTTATCAAAGCCCACAAGGGGAAAATCACGGTGGACAGCCTGCCGGGAAAAGGATGTACATTCACGATATACTTACGCAAATGGAAGAAAAAATAA
- a CDS encoding response regulator transcription factor, with the protein MEEKINILYAEDNTTAAMIYTEILEEAGYTVTLAKEGNKAWQLYETGTWDLLLLDMDLPGKDGHELIRLVREKGDQVPIVILSSVNHNHALYEGADDYLVKGCSVDDVKARLDKAIARTKRLNTEKEQGLFRISPDTTFNKNNRLLTISGKREELKGMESNILWLFCLRINEVIPTVEMCETLWGVYTTDKEKALTRYVCLLNKKLKADKSIAIQNEFARGYKLVNGL; encoded by the coding sequence ATGGAAGAAAAAATAAATATACTCTATGCCGAGGACAATACCACGGCCGCGATGATATACACGGAAATTTTGGAAGAAGCCGGGTACACGGTAACCCTTGCCAAAGAGGGAAACAAGGCATGGCAACTATACGAAACAGGCACCTGGGATCTCCTGTTGCTTGACATGGATCTGCCGGGAAAGGACGGCCACGAACTGATTCGCCTTGTACGGGAAAAAGGGGATCAGGTCCCTATCGTGATTCTCAGTTCTGTCAACCACAACCACGCCTTGTACGAGGGTGCCGACGATTATCTCGTGAAAGGTTGTAGCGTGGACGACGTGAAAGCTCGCTTGGACAAGGCTATCGCCAGAACCAAACGCTTGAACACGGAAAAAGAACAAGGACTTTTCCGCATCTCCCCCGATACCACGTTCAATAAAAACAACCGGTTACTCACCATCTCCGGCAAGCGAGAAGAGTTGAAAGGCATGGAATCGAACATCCTATGGCTATTCTGCCTGCGAATCAACGAGGTGATTCCCACCGTGGAAATGTGCGAGACGCTCTGGGGCGTCTATACCACGGACAAGGAAAAAGCCCTCACCAGATACGTCTGCCTGCTAAATAAAAAACTGAAAGCGGATAAAAGTATCGCCATCCAAAACGAATTTGCTCGAGGTTATAAACTCGTGAACGGCTTGTAG
- the lgt gene encoding prolipoprotein diacylglyceryl transferase, translated as MTLVSLFINWDVSPELISLGGFSIRYYGLLFALAFVCGYKVEEKMFKSEGLSQQWLDKLWIYVAVATVIGARLGHCFFYDWAYYSAHPFEIILPVRFQPEFRFTGYQGLASHGAAIGIIAGLWYYSKKVSRKSIFWILDRAVIPIALAGFFIRMGNLMNSEIVGLPTELPWGFRFVHSGMPDPMTPRHPAQLYEAICYLISFAVLMHLYWKTKAKDRQGFLFGMFLVLIFTARFVIEFVKENQEAFEDAMTLNMGQWLSIPFVLIGIYMIWRSGRKIKVKN; from the coding sequence ATGACATTGGTTTCATTATTTATCAACTGGGATGTTAGTCCCGAATTAATTAGTTTAGGTGGTTTCTCGATTCGTTATTACGGGTTGTTATTCGCCTTGGCTTTCGTGTGCGGGTATAAGGTCGAGGAGAAGATGTTCAAGTCGGAAGGGTTGAGCCAACAATGGTTGGACAAGTTGTGGATATACGTGGCAGTTGCCACGGTAATCGGGGCCCGGTTGGGACATTGTTTCTTTTATGATTGGGCGTATTATAGTGCTCATCCGTTTGAAATTATTCTGCCGGTTCGGTTTCAACCGGAATTCCGTTTTACCGGATACCAAGGGTTGGCCAGCCACGGGGCTGCAATCGGTATTATTGCCGGGTTGTGGTACTATTCCAAGAAGGTAAGTAGGAAATCAATATTCTGGATTTTGGATCGTGCCGTAATTCCAATCGCATTGGCTGGTTTCTTTATCCGGATGGGAAATCTGATGAACTCGGAGATTGTCGGTTTACCGACAGAGCTACCTTGGGGATTCCGTTTTGTACATTCTGGGATGCCTGATCCGATGACTCCCCGTCATCCAGCACAGTTGTACGAGGCGATCTGTTATTTGATCAGTTTTGCTGTTTTAATGCATTTGTATTGGAAGACGAAAGCGAAAGATCGCCAAGGGTTTCTTTTCGGAATGTTTTTGGTACTGATCTTTACCGCTCGTTTTGTGATCGAATTCGTGAAAGAGAACCAGGAAGCGTTTGAAGACGCCATGACCTTGAATATGGGACAATGGTTGAGTATTCCCTTTGTGTTGATCGGGATTTACATGATTTGGAGAAGCGGGAGAAAGATAAAAGTTAAAAACTAA
- a CDS encoding KamA family radical SAM protein, whose product MKEKDILSFSCIELVSLFEREFPSIVQGANLSKDWKEFEQFLRGYVRLALAKHSTSSSIKRFFRMFMNETRYIRDFSTGEKIRYEPIKWLWQALRGEGDGIHPDFLLDWYYLFKKYQTDEVVLPDRVQCDQWRGRWKTGMDEDVARERRENRERICGLLIGKIEKRDKLNTRYRFEEGMSMERKRELVGEWWGDYKFHLALAVRDPDELNLFMGNTLSLELMELLLRAKQKGIPFFVTPYYLSLLSIRVDGYDDSTIRSYVIYSKELVENFGQIRAWEKEDVVEPGKPNAAGWLLPNATNIHRRYPEVAIFIPDSMGRACGGLCALCQRMYDFQKGHLNFNLDRLKPTDGWEVKMERLMMYYEHDSQLRDILITGGDALMSQNQTLERILDAVFRMAVRKRELNKRRGKGKKYAEIQRVRLGSRLLAYLPNRVNDGLIEVLKRFREKAEQVGIQQFFIQTHFESPLEVTEEVIHAARCLLEAGWIITNQAVFTVAASRRGHTARLREVLNRIGILTYYTFSVKGFEENYALFAPNSRSVQEVLEEKVCGDLSMELEKEVLELLEYPERIPSELLGLLDKYRQPFLATDRNVMNLPGIGKSMTFQTVGMTKEGKRILRFSLDAGRRHSPQVDHEGNIYIVESKSIAAYLRQLQALGEREEDYSSLWDYAEGRTESRFALFEYPEPRIEITGDFTNLEMDS is encoded by the coding sequence GTGAAGGAGAAAGATATATTAAGTTTTTCGTGTATAGAGTTGGTGAGTTTATTTGAGCGGGAGTTCCCGAGTATAGTGCAAGGTGCAAACCTTAGTAAGGATTGGAAAGAGTTTGAACAGTTTTTGAGGGGATACGTACGTCTTGCTTTAGCAAAGCATTCTACTTCTTCGTCTATAAAACGATTTTTCAGGATGTTCATGAACGAGACCCGGTATATTCGGGATTTTTCCACGGGGGAGAAGATTCGTTATGAACCGATTAAATGGTTATGGCAAGCTTTACGGGGAGAAGGGGATGGCATACATCCGGACTTTTTGTTGGATTGGTATTATTTATTTAAGAAATACCAGACAGATGAAGTCGTTTTACCGGATCGGGTGCAATGTGATCAATGGCGAGGACGTTGGAAAACCGGGATGGATGAGGATGTCGCTCGGGAGCGTAGGGAAAACCGGGAGAGAATATGTGGTTTGTTAATCGGGAAAATAGAGAAGAGGGATAAGTTGAATACCCGTTATCGTTTTGAAGAGGGGATGAGCATGGAGAGAAAACGGGAGTTGGTGGGTGAATGGTGGGGAGATTATAAGTTTCATCTGGCTTTAGCTGTTCGTGATCCGGATGAGCTGAACTTGTTCATGGGTAATACGTTATCATTGGAATTAATGGAACTTTTACTCCGGGCGAAACAGAAAGGGATCCCGTTTTTCGTGACACCGTATTATCTTTCCTTGTTGAGTATTCGGGTGGATGGATACGATGATTCCACGATCCGCAGTTACGTGATTTATTCTAAGGAGTTGGTGGAGAATTTCGGGCAGATTCGGGCGTGGGAGAAAGAAGATGTTGTGGAACCGGGAAAACCGAATGCTGCCGGGTGGTTGTTGCCCAATGCCACGAATATTCATCGTCGTTATCCCGAAGTGGCCATTTTCATCCCGGATTCGATGGGACGGGCTTGTGGCGGGTTGTGTGCTTTGTGCCAGCGTATGTATGACTTTCAGAAAGGACATTTGAATTTTAACTTGGATCGACTGAAGCCGACGGACGGGTGGGAAGTCAAGATGGAACGTCTGATGATGTATTACGAGCATGATTCTCAATTACGGGATATTTTGATCACGGGAGGGGATGCTCTGATGAGTCAGAACCAGACGTTAGAGAGAATCTTGGATGCTGTTTTCCGTATGGCCGTGCGTAAGCGGGAATTGAACAAGCGGCGTGGGAAAGGGAAAAAATATGCCGAGATTCAACGGGTGAGGTTGGGATCGAGATTATTGGCTTATCTGCCGAATCGTGTAAATGACGGGTTGATCGAGGTGTTGAAAAGATTCCGGGAGAAGGCGGAGCAGGTTGGGATTCAGCAATTTTTCATACAGACTCATTTCGAGTCGCCTTTGGAGGTGACGGAAGAGGTGATTCATGCTGCCCGGTGCTTGCTGGAGGCCGGATGGATTATCACCAATCAAGCCGTGTTTACGGTGGCGGCTTCACGTCGGGGGCATACGGCGAGGTTGAGAGAGGTTTTGAATCGAATCGGTATTTTGACTTATTACACTTTTTCCGTGAAGGGATTTGAGGAGAATTATGCCTTGTTTGCCCCGAATAGTCGTTCGGTACAAGAGGTGTTGGAGGAAAAAGTGTGCGGGGATTTATCCATGGAGCTGGAAAAGGAGGTTTTGGAATTGCTCGAATACCCGGAAAGGATTCCCTCGGAATTGCTGGGCTTGTTGGATAAATATCGGCAACCGTTTTTAGCCACGGATCGAAACGTGATGAACTTACCGGGGATAGGGAAGAGCATGACGTTCCAGACGGTGGGGATGACAAAGGAGGGAAAACGTATTTTACGTTTTTCTCTGGATGCGGGACGACGACATAGTCCCCAAGTGGATCACGAGGGGAATATTTATATCGTGGAAAGCAAGTCGATTGCGGCTTATTTGCGCCAATTACAGGCGTTGGGGGAACGGGAGGAGGATTACAGTTCGTTGTGGGATTATGCTGAAGGGCGCACGGAATCCCGCTTTGCCCTTTTTGAATATCCGGAGCCAAGAATTGAAATCACGGGGGATTTCACGAATCTGGAAATGGATTCGTGA